In one Vagococcus entomophilus genomic region, the following are encoded:
- a CDS encoding FtsW/RodA/SpoVE family cell cycle protein: MQKKRNYNLDNRIDYGVLLPVFILAIIGMLSLYVALKHDSASHNIMKQMLSQALWYLLGGVAVVILMQFSSRLLWKMTPIFYGIGLLIMAALVKFYDQNLFIQTGSKNWFNIAGQSFQPSELMKIAFVLMLAYVVTQHNSKYKPRDMRSDFLLIGKLLLVFAPVGVLLLLQKDLGTLLVFIAIIGGVFLMSGISWKIIVPIVLLFIVVAGGTLFLVTTTSGRELLYKVGFHQYQFSRIDSWLDPFHDASGVSYQQAQGLTAIGSGGMLGKGFNVSQVYVPVRESDMIFTVIGENFGFLGGCLVILMYFILIYRMIRVCFDTNNEFYAYISTGIIMMILFHVFENIGANIGLLPLTGIPLPFISQGGSSLLSNMIGIGLIMSMRFQSESYSHTHTRGQRA; the protein is encoded by the coding sequence ATGCAAAAAAAAAGAAATTATAATTTAGATAATCGAATTGATTATGGCGTTTTACTACCGGTTTTTATTCTAGCTATTATTGGGATGCTCTCTTTATATGTAGCATTAAAGCATGATTCAGCCTCACACAATATTATGAAACAAATGCTTTCTCAAGCACTTTGGTATCTACTTGGTGGTGTGGCGGTTGTAATTTTGATGCAGTTTTCATCTAGGTTGCTATGGAAGATGACCCCGATTTTTTATGGGATTGGCCTTTTGATTATGGCAGCACTAGTCAAATTTTATGACCAGAATCTTTTTATCCAGACTGGATCCAAAAACTGGTTTAATATTGCAGGTCAAAGTTTCCAACCATCCGAACTAATGAAAATTGCCTTTGTACTCATGCTTGCATATGTTGTCACACAGCACAATTCTAAGTACAAGCCACGAGATATGCGTTCCGATTTTTTGCTAATTGGAAAGCTACTTTTAGTTTTTGCACCTGTGGGTGTATTGTTACTGCTACAAAAGGATTTAGGAACATTGCTCGTATTTATAGCGATTATCGGCGGCGTTTTTTTGATGTCGGGTATCAGTTGGAAGATCATCGTGCCCATCGTGCTTTTGTTTATTGTTGTTGCCGGAGGGACGTTATTCCTTGTTACGACAACGAGTGGGCGGGAGTTGCTTTACAAAGTTGGCTTTCATCAGTACCAATTTTCGCGCATTGACTCTTGGTTAGATCCGTTTCATGATGCTTCCGGAGTTTCTTACCAACAAGCGCAAGGTTTAACCGCGATTGGCTCAGGAGGCATGCTTGGCAAAGGCTTCAATGTTTCACAAGTTTATGTACCTGTAAGGGAGTCGGATATGATTTTTACAGTAATTGGTGAAAATTTTGGCTTTTTAGGCGGTTGTCTGGTAATTTTGATGTATTTTATTTTGATTTATAGAATGATTCGGGTTTGCTTTGATACAAATAATGAGTTTTATGCCTACATTTCAACTGGAATTATCATGATGATTTTATTCCACGTTTTCGAAAATATAGGCGCCAATATAGGCTTACTTCCATTGACAGGGATTCCGTTGCCTTTTATAAGTCAAGGGGGCTCGTCGCTTTTGAGTAATATGATTGGGATTGGACTGATTATGTCCATGCGCTTCCAGTCTGAAAGTTATAGTCATACGCATACACGAGGACAAAGAGCATAA
- a CDS encoding arsenate reductase family protein, with protein sequence MVTFYWYPKCSTCKKAKAWLDAHQIEYQTIDMIENIPTQRTLEKWMGQSELPIRRFFNTSGIRYREQGLKDKVNDFSKSQAAQLLATDGMLIKRPILITEEDVLLGFKESSYETALEI encoded by the coding sequence ATGGTCACTTTTTATTGGTACCCAAAATGCAGCACATGTAAGAAAGCAAAAGCTTGGTTAGATGCTCACCAAATTGAATATCAAACGATTGATATGATTGAAAATATTCCGACACAACGTACTTTGGAAAAATGGATGGGTCAAAGTGAATTACCGATTCGGCGCTTTTTCAATACGAGTGGCATTCGTTACCGTGAGCAAGGTTTAAAAGACAAAGTCAATGATTTTTCTAAAAGCCAAGCAGCCCAATTGCTTGCAACAGATGGTATGTTGATTAAACGTCCTATTTTAATCACCGAAGAGGATGTTCTGTTAGGGTTTAAGGAAAGCAGTTATGAAACGGCATTAGAAATTTAA
- a CDS encoding glycine cleavage system protein H, translated as MEKIANDSLWIEPHGDGVKIGLTNTTQEEIGAVTFVTLPKVGTQLSLGETLVEVEAEKSVSEFLVPFPGTVIEVNTKALENPAVLDDKNEANAWLVVLSKTGE; from the coding sequence ATGGAAAAAATTGCCAATGATTCTTTATGGATTGAACCACACGGTGACGGGGTAAAAATTGGTTTGACCAATACCACACAAGAGGAAATCGGTGCGGTTACTTTTGTTACATTGCCTAAAGTTGGCACCCAACTGAGCTTAGGAGAAACACTTGTTGAAGTAGAGGCTGAAAAATCTGTTTCTGAATTTTTAGTCCCATTTCCTGGTACAGTCATTGAGGTTAACACCAAAGCGTTAGAAAATCCAGCAGTTTTAGATGATAAAAATGAGGCAAATGCTTGGCTCGTTGTACTATCAAAAACTGGTGAATAA
- a CDS encoding methionine ABC transporter ATP-binding protein — MSFIELHHVKKEFQGKEGLVSAVNNVSLTIEKGEIFGIVGYSGAGKSTLIRLLNGLEQPTSGEVIIGQQDVVELKGAKLRDYRKRVGMVFQHFNLLWSRTVRENIVLPLELEGMAREEREARATELIQLVGLKGREEAYPAQLSGGQKQRVGIARALANKPDILLCDEATSALDPQTTDEVLELLLTINRQLNLTIVLITHEMHVIRKICHRVAVMEAGKVVETGEVLQVFHSPQQAVTKRFVQQELLPENEPTDQSIDYLIQKYPQGVILQLKFTGAQSKEPVISKVIKQTNVDLNVLQGTIQQNQKASFGTMLVQVTGTKEEVAAAFAYFKEQEVGVEVKHHE, encoded by the coding sequence ATGTCATTTATTGAACTTCATCATGTAAAAAAAGAATTTCAAGGAAAAGAAGGTTTGGTTTCCGCTGTAAACAATGTCTCACTTACGATTGAAAAGGGAGAAATATTTGGAATTGTTGGCTATTCTGGTGCAGGGAAAAGTACCTTAATCCGCTTGCTAAATGGACTAGAACAACCAACATCTGGCGAGGTCATTATTGGTCAACAAGATGTTGTGGAATTAAAAGGAGCCAAACTAAGGGATTACCGCAAACGCGTGGGCATGGTTTTCCAACACTTTAACTTGTTATGGTCTAGAACTGTGCGAGAAAATATCGTATTGCCGCTAGAACTAGAAGGAATGGCCAGAGAAGAGCGAGAAGCACGTGCAACAGAACTAATCCAATTAGTTGGTCTCAAAGGACGGGAAGAGGCGTATCCTGCCCAACTTTCAGGCGGACAAAAACAACGTGTCGGCATTGCTCGCGCACTTGCAAATAAACCGGACATTCTGCTCTGTGACGAAGCCACAAGTGCACTAGATCCACAGACGACGGATGAAGTTTTAGAGCTATTGTTGACGATTAACCGCCAGTTGAATTTGACGATTGTGCTCATCACACACGAGATGCATGTTATCAGAAAAATTTGTCACCGGGTTGCGGTTATGGAAGCTGGAAAAGTTGTAGAGACGGGGGAGGTTTTACAAGTCTTTCATTCACCACAACAAGCAGTCACAAAAAGATTTGTCCAACAAGAACTCCTACCCGAAAATGAACCAACCGATCAATCTATTGACTACTTGATTCAAAAATATCCACAAGGTGTTATTCTTCAATTGAAATTTACCGGAGCACAATCAAAAGAACCTGTCATTTCAAAAGTAATCAAGCAAACGAATGTCGACTTAAATGTACTTCAGGGAACGATTCAACAAAATCAAAAGGCTTCCTTTGGTACCATGCTTGTTCAAGTGACTGGGACAAAGGAAGAAGTAGCAGCAGCATTTGCGTATTTTAAAGAACAAGAAGTTGGCGTAGAGGTGAAACATCATGAATAA
- a CDS encoding MetQ/NlpA family ABC transporter substrate-binding protein: protein MKKIVWGVATLAVIGLAVWGSLSHSSSKSNEQATNSKDEVTLKVGASPTPHAEILEHIKPILKKKGINLEVVKFDDYILPNKALAGKEIDANYFQHIPYFKKQVKENNYAFTNMGSIHLEPMALYSQKIKDVKELKDGATIVTSNSESDWGRILTMLSDAGLITVKKGTNLETATFDDIEKNPKHLKFQHAIDASLLATAYQNNEGDLVAINANFAVGIGLVPKKDSVLIESDNSPYANIIAARTEDKNSKAIKELVKVLHSQEVQTWITKQFKGVVIPVNE from the coding sequence GTGAAAAAAATTGTCTGGGGAGTTGCTACACTGGCTGTGATAGGACTCGCTGTTTGGGGCAGCCTCTCACATTCAAGCTCGAAATCAAACGAGCAGGCGACAAATAGTAAAGATGAAGTAACGCTAAAAGTTGGTGCTTCCCCCACGCCACATGCAGAGATTTTAGAGCATATCAAGCCTATTTTAAAAAAGAAAGGCATTAATCTTGAAGTGGTGAAATTTGATGATTATATTTTGCCCAATAAAGCATTAGCTGGAAAAGAGATTGACGCAAATTATTTCCAACATATTCCGTATTTTAAAAAACAAGTCAAAGAAAATAATTATGCCTTTACAAATATGGGCAGTATTCATTTGGAGCCTATGGCACTTTATTCCCAAAAAATCAAAGACGTGAAAGAGTTAAAAGATGGCGCGACAATCGTAACGAGTAATTCTGAATCTGATTGGGGAAGGATTCTTACGATGTTAAGCGATGCAGGACTTATAACAGTAAAAAAAGGAACCAATCTTGAAACTGCAACTTTCGATGATATTGAAAAAAATCCCAAACATTTGAAGTTTCAGCATGCGATTGATGCGTCGCTGCTGGCAACCGCGTATCAAAATAATGAGGGTGATTTGGTTGCAATCAATGCTAATTTTGCAGTAGGAATCGGCTTAGTTCCGAAGAAAGACAGTGTATTGATTGAATCAGACAACTCTCCGTATGCTAATATCATTGCCGCTAGAACCGAAGATAAAAACAGTAAAGCAATCAAAGAATTGGTTAAAGTTTTACATAGCCAAGAAGTTCAAACGTGGATTACCAAACAATTCAAAGGTGTGGTTATTCCAGTCAACGAGTAA
- the sufC gene encoding Fe-S cluster assembly ATPase SufC: MSVLEIKNLHVSIEDKQILKGVNLTMKTGEIHAIMGPNGTGKSTLSAAIMGNPNYEVTEGEILLDGENILELEVDERARAGLFLAMQYPSEIAGITNAEFMRAAINARRDEDDKMSVMAFIKKLDEKMDLLNMPEEMAERYLNEGFSGGEKKRNEILQLLMLEPTFAILDEIDSGLDIDALKVVSKGVNAMRGDNFGSLIITHYQRLLNYITPDVVHVMMDGRVVKTGGAELAKRLEAEGYAGIGQELGIELTEE, encoded by the coding sequence ATGTCTGTATTAGAAATAAAGAATTTGCATGTCTCAATCGAAGACAAACAGATTTTAAAAGGCGTCAACCTAACAATGAAAACTGGTGAAATCCATGCCATCATGGGACCAAATGGAACAGGAAAATCCACTCTTTCTGCTGCAATCATGGGCAATCCTAACTACGAAGTTACCGAAGGTGAAATTTTATTAGACGGTGAAAATATTTTAGAGCTGGAAGTCGACGAACGTGCACGTGCAGGTCTGTTTTTAGCTATGCAATATCCAAGTGAAATTGCAGGTATTACCAATGCAGAATTTATGCGTGCTGCGATCAACGCACGTCGTGATGAGGACGATAAAATGTCTGTCATGGCCTTCATCAAAAAATTAGACGAAAAAATGGATTTATTAAATATGCCAGAAGAAATGGCAGAACGTTACTTAAATGAAGGATTTTCCGGTGGTGAAAAGAAACGGAATGAAATCTTACAATTGTTGATGCTTGAACCAACGTTTGCGATTTTAGATGAAATTGATTCGGGCTTGGATATCGATGCACTAAAAGTGGTATCTAAAGGGGTCAATGCGATGCGTGGAGACAATTTTGGTTCCCTAATCATTACACATTACCAACGTCTGCTCAACTACATTACACCAGATGTCGTGCATGTGATGATGGATGGTCGTGTGGTCAAAACAGGTGGTGCAGAACTTGCCAAACGTTTAGAAGCAGAAGGCTATGCTGGAATTGGACAAGAACTTGGAATTGAGCTAACCGAAGAATAA
- the sufD gene encoding Fe-S cluster assembly protein SufD yields MKERQWQEYLADVRDLSLSLGEPQWMLELREASLEKLATLELPHIERVKVERMPLFNVGDFKEGQVPESVYAFDEAKDNPLIVQHGKTTTIEQISTKLLEQGVIYTDMQTALQEYPELVQAAYMNQAVLPDEDKLTAFHAAFMNSGVFLYVPKNVVIEEPIEALLFQDSCATTAFVKHVLIVAEENCEFTYLERLKAVGEGKQKISGNVVVEVIAKQGAKIKYAAIDQLSENSTSYVNRRGYIGRDASIDWAIGIFNDGDIVADFDSDLVGVGAHSEIKVVAISSGKQIQGIDTRVTNKAANSIGHILQHGVIRDKATLTFNGIGHIIKGAKNADAQQESRVLMLSEKARGDANPILLIDENEVTAGHAASVGRVDPEEMYYLMSRGLSKHEAERLVIRGFLGSVITAIPIKAVQKELVDVIEGKLV; encoded by the coding sequence ATGAAAGAAAGACAATGGCAAGAATACCTTGCTGACGTGCGCGACTTGTCACTCAGCTTAGGAGAACCACAGTGGATGCTCGAGCTAAGAGAAGCATCTCTAGAAAAGTTAGCCACACTTGAATTACCACACATCGAGCGGGTTAAAGTAGAGCGGATGCCTTTATTTAACGTAGGAGATTTCAAAGAAGGACAAGTTCCAGAAAGCGTCTATGCGTTTGACGAAGCAAAAGATAATCCGCTGATTGTACAGCACGGAAAAACGACGACCATCGAACAAATTTCAACAAAGTTGTTAGAACAAGGTGTTATTTACACGGATATGCAAACAGCCTTACAAGAATACCCTGAGCTAGTGCAAGCAGCCTATATGAATCAGGCAGTTTTACCGGACGAAGACAAATTGACAGCCTTTCATGCAGCCTTTATGAATAGCGGTGTTTTCTTGTATGTACCGAAAAATGTTGTCATTGAAGAACCAATTGAGGCACTATTATTTCAAGATTCATGCGCTACAACAGCTTTTGTGAAACATGTCTTGATTGTTGCAGAAGAAAATTGCGAATTCACTTACTTAGAACGTCTCAAAGCAGTTGGTGAAGGAAAACAAAAGATTAGTGGCAATGTCGTTGTAGAGGTGATTGCCAAACAAGGAGCAAAAATCAAATATGCTGCAATTGATCAATTGAGTGAAAATAGTACCTCTTATGTGAACCGTCGTGGATATATTGGACGGGATGCTTCGATTGATTGGGCGATTGGGATTTTCAATGATGGAGATATTGTTGCGGACTTTGACTCGGACTTAGTTGGTGTAGGTGCGCATTCTGAGATTAAAGTGGTTGCGATTAGCTCCGGCAAACAAATCCAAGGAATTGATACGCGAGTAACGAATAAAGCAGCGAATTCCATCGGGCACATCTTGCAACATGGGGTAATTCGAGATAAAGCAACCTTGACGTTTAATGGGATTGGACACATCATCAAAGGAGCTAAAAATGCTGATGCACAACAAGAAAGTCGTGTCTTAATGCTTTCTGAAAAAGCACGAGGAGATGCTAATCCGATTCTTTTGATTGATGAAAACGAAGTGACCGCAGGACACGCAGCCAGTGTTGGACGAGTTGATCCTGAAGAAATGTACTACTTGATGAGTCGTGGCTTAAGCAAGCACGAAGCAGAGCGCTTGGTTATTCGTGGCTTCTTGGGTTCGGTGATTACGGCGATTCCAATCAAAGCAGTTCAAAAAGAATTGGTGGATGTAATTGAAGGGAAGTTGGTTTAG
- a CDS encoding cysteine desulfurase produces the protein MTLDSERIKKDFPILFQEVNDEKLVYLDNAATTQKPKQVLQAIKQYYTQDNANVHRGVHTLAERATASYERARQKVRQFIHADSVQEVLFTRGTTTGLNWIARGYAEKAVQAGDEIVLSYMEHHSNIVPWQQLAKRVGATLKYIELTSDGELDMADAKQKITAKTKIVAVAHASNVLGVVNPIQELAQLAHENGAIIVVDGAQSTPHMPVDVQVLDVDFFAFSGHKLCAPTGIGVLYGKQALLEQMEPVEFGGEMIDFVYLQESTWSELPYKFEAGTPNIGGGIALGAAIDYLDEIGMANIHAYEAELVAYVLPKLQAIEGLKIYGPNEASKRTGVIAFNFEGIHPHDVATALDMEGIAVRAGHHCAQPLLKYLDTPATARASFYFYNTKEDADRLVAALLATKEFFNHGTF, from the coding sequence ATGACTCTAGACAGCGAAAGAATAAAAAAAGATTTTCCGATTCTTTTCCAAGAAGTTAACGACGAAAAGCTGGTGTACTTAGATAATGCTGCAACAACGCAAAAACCAAAACAAGTGTTGCAGGCGATAAAGCAGTACTACACGCAAGACAATGCCAATGTTCACCGCGGGGTTCATACACTGGCAGAAAGAGCGACCGCTAGTTACGAACGAGCACGTCAAAAGGTGCGTCAGTTTATCCATGCTGATTCTGTCCAGGAAGTTTTGTTCACACGCGGAACAACGACTGGACTGAATTGGATTGCGAGAGGATACGCAGAAAAAGCGGTTCAAGCAGGTGATGAGATTGTCCTTTCGTATATGGAACATCATTCCAACATCGTACCGTGGCAACAACTAGCTAAACGAGTAGGAGCGACACTGAAATATATAGAATTGACATCAGACGGGGAACTAGATATGGCAGATGCCAAGCAAAAAATCACAGCGAAAACTAAAATTGTTGCGGTTGCACATGCTTCCAACGTGCTTGGCGTAGTCAATCCCATCCAAGAACTAGCGCAGCTTGCACATGAAAATGGTGCCATTATCGTAGTAGATGGTGCACAATCAACGCCACACATGCCAGTAGACGTTCAAGTATTAGATGTCGATTTTTTTGCTTTTAGTGGACACAAATTATGCGCCCCAACTGGAATCGGAGTCTTATATGGTAAGCAAGCCTTACTCGAACAGATGGAGCCGGTTGAATTTGGAGGCGAGATGATTGATTTTGTCTACTTACAAGAAAGCACATGGAGTGAGCTTCCCTATAAATTTGAAGCTGGAACGCCCAATATTGGGGGCGGAATTGCGCTTGGAGCTGCAATTGATTATCTAGATGAAATCGGAATGGCGAACATCCATGCCTATGAAGCCGAACTTGTCGCCTATGTCTTGCCAAAACTGCAAGCAATTGAGGGATTAAAGATTTATGGACCAAATGAAGCAAGCAAGCGAACAGGTGTGATTGCGTTCAATTTTGAAGGGATTCATCCTCATGATGTCGCAACCGCGCTAGATATGGAAGGGATCGCAGTTCGTGCCGGTCATCACTGTGCGCAGCCATTATTAAAGTATTTGGATACACCAGCAACTGCACGTGCGAGCTTTTATTTTTATAATACCAAAGAAGATGCTGACCGCCTTGTTGCAGCACTTCTTGCGACAAAGGAGTTTTTCAATCATGGCACTTTCTAA